From one Magnetofaba australis IT-1 genomic stretch:
- a CDS encoding flagellar hook-length control protein FliK, with protein sequence MIVIQTPAAGQSGGAVRSGASGANLAMGQVLGARVQSVNADGSGVMRMADGATLAFTGGAGLRPGEQVRMEVMRLQPEMALKLINSESGSAAKLAQNLEQSLARAPDLFKSLLQAAEAETQSAAVRARGGSASRAAGGRFATLQGQSLASVLKNNLPNLSLNALIKGDAAALAKLFESGNRLQVAESVRALQQAAAQLRGDGVSDVDVAATRASLNRMGDLLAMQELLPRTAQADAQTALLGYRIFWLDEGGLGEAMVWRERERKRQQAQEGGEVTSVLLSLNMLNLGAVQARAALADGWLSVNLRAEEEAALAALRSDVSSLRQGMIDAGLPLQSLDLGRLSWGELQGAREQALGTGAAGFEASA encoded by the coding sequence ATGATCGTTATTCAAACACCCGCCGCCGGGCAATCCGGCGGCGCCGTGCGTTCCGGCGCCAGTGGAGCCAACCTTGCGATGGGGCAGGTGCTGGGCGCGCGGGTGCAGAGCGTCAACGCTGACGGCTCCGGGGTGATGCGCATGGCCGATGGCGCCACTCTGGCGTTTACCGGCGGCGCTGGATTGCGGCCCGGCGAGCAGGTGCGCATGGAGGTGATGCGGCTGCAGCCGGAGATGGCGCTGAAACTGATCAATAGTGAAAGCGGGTCCGCCGCCAAGCTGGCGCAGAACCTGGAACAGAGCCTGGCGCGGGCGCCGGATCTGTTCAAGAGCTTGTTGCAAGCCGCCGAAGCCGAGACCCAGAGCGCCGCCGTGCGCGCCCGCGGTGGTTCCGCCTCGCGCGCAGCGGGGGGGCGTTTCGCCACTTTGCAGGGCCAATCCCTGGCGTCGGTTCTTAAGAACAATCTGCCCAATCTCTCCTTGAATGCGCTAATCAAAGGTGACGCCGCCGCGTTGGCCAAACTGTTTGAGAGCGGCAATCGTCTGCAGGTGGCCGAATCGGTGCGCGCGCTGCAGCAGGCGGCGGCGCAACTGCGCGGCGACGGCGTGAGCGATGTCGATGTGGCGGCGACCCGCGCGTCGCTCAATCGCATGGGCGATCTGCTGGCGATGCAGGAGCTGCTGCCGCGCACCGCCCAGGCCGATGCGCAGACCGCGCTGTTGGGTTACCGCATCTTCTGGCTCGATGAGGGCGGTCTGGGCGAGGCGATGGTGTGGCGCGAGCGTGAACGCAAGCGTCAGCAGGCGCAGGAGGGCGGCGAGGTGACCTCGGTGCTGCTCTCCCTGAATATGCTCAATCTGGGCGCGGTGCAGGCGCGCGCGGCGCTGGCCGATGGTTGGCTGTCGGTCAATCTGCGCGCTGAGGAGGAGGCCGCTTTGGCGGCGCTGCGCTCTGACGTTTCCAGCTTGCGCCAGGGCATGATCGACGCCGGGTTGCCTCTGCAAAGCCTGGACCTGGGGCGCTTAAGTTGGGGCGAATTGCAAGGTGCGCGCGAGCAGGCGTTGGGGACCGGTGCAGCCGGTTTCGAGGCCTCGGCATGA